One window of the Hippoglossus hippoglossus isolate fHipHip1 chromosome 9, fHipHip1.pri, whole genome shotgun sequence genome contains the following:
- the slc14a2 gene encoding urea transporter 2 gives MPGSNCSKDIQKNINWSTSADLSTSSPVNSLTEVQPLMLQDMTQVGMKEKEPEVPGRLTALQKARARLLKGVSYFGGDMEVFGKWMEKQFILLQLLDWVLRGAAQVMFVNNPLSGLIIFAGLILQNYWWALNGFVGTLFATISALILKQNRGAIAAGLYGYNGILVGLLMAVFSNAGDWYWWLLLPNIFMSMMCPVVSSAIASINSRWDLPVFTLPFNILVCLHMVATGHYNHHFPQVLIQPRSELPNITWSEIDLPKLFMSVPVGIGQVYGCDNPWTGGIFIVSLFISSPITCAHAVLGSAVGMVSGLALSAPFGDIYFGLWGYNCVLACIAIGGMFYALTWQVHLLAITCAFFCAYLGSAIANIMSSFGLPACTWPFCLSALTFLHLTTGTNRIFKLPLAKVAYPEKNLIWFWKMKKEEKIKKSEAERDEQEKQQKAMEEELILNEKEQLRLDLERAEEGNVQHNASEGKNEVTPVEEQRTHEDNEEVRQNDQT, from the exons ATGCCTGGATCAAACTGCTCAAAG GATATTCAGAAGAATATCAACTGGTCCACCTCAGCTGATCTGTCCACCAGCTCTCCGGTCAACAGTCTCACT GAAGTCCAGCCACTGATGTTGCAGGACATGACCCAGGTGGGCATGAAGGAGAAGGAGCCAGAGGTGCCTGGAAGACTCACAGCGCTGCAGAAGGCTCGGGCCCGACTCCTCAAGGGAGTCTCCTACTTCGGTGGAGACATGGAGGTGTTTGGGAAATGGATGGAAA AACAGTtcatcctgctgcagctgctggactgGGTTCTTCGCGGCGCTGCCCAGGTGATGTTCGTTAACAACCCTCTGAGTGGCCTCATCATTTTTGCCGGCCTCATCCTGCAGAACTACTGGTGGGCCCTCAACGGCTTTGTGGGCACACTTTTTGCAACCATTTCTGCCCTCATCCTGAAACAGAACAG GGGTGCAATAGCTGCTGGGCTTTATGGGTACAACGGTATCCTGGTAGGTCTGCTGATGGCTGTGTTCTCCAATGCAGGAGACTGGTACTGGTGGCTTCTGCTGCCCAACATCTTCATGTCCATGATGTG CCCGGTTGTGTCCAGCGCCATTGCGTCTATTAATAGTCGTTGGGATCTGCCTGTGTTCACACTGCCCTTCAACATCCTGGTGTGTCTCCACATGGTCGCCACCGGTCACTACAACCACCACTTCCCCCAGGTCCTCATTCAGCCTCGCTCAGAGCTGCCCAACATCACCTGGTCCGAAATCGATTTACCCAAG CTGTTCATGTCAGTCCCTGTGGGAATAGGCCAAGTTTACGGCTGTGACAACCCTTGGACGGGAGGAATCTTCATagtctctctcttcatctcctccccgATCACCTGTGCTCACGCCGTCCTGGGATCTGCAGTGGGCATGGTTTCAG GTCTGGCTCTGTCTGCTCCTTTTGGAGATATTTACTTTGGCCTCTGGGGCTACAACTGTGTGCTAGCCTGCATCGCTATTGGAGGAATGTTTTATGCCCTCACCTGGCAGGTGCACCTGCTCGCCATCACGTGTG CTTTTTTCTGCGCATACCTCGGCTCGGCTATTGCGAATATAATGTCCAGT TTTGGACTGCCAGCCTGCACCTggcctttctgtctctctgccctgACTTTCCTCCACCTGACCACGGGGACCAATAGGATCTTCAAACTCCCACTGGCCAAAGTCGCGTATCCCGAGAAGAACCTGATCTGGTTCtggaagatgaagaaggaggagaaaattAAGAAGTCTGAGGCAGAGAGGGACgagcaggagaagcagcagaaagccATGGAGGAGGAACTGATCCTAAATGAGAAAGAGCAACTTAGGCTTGACCTCGAAAGAGCGGAGGAAGGGAACGTACAACACAACGCATCAGAGGGTAAAAATGAAGTGACACCTGTGGAAGAACAAAGGACCCATGAAGACAATGAAGAAGTCAGACAAAACGACCAAACCTAG